From Candidatus Chromulinivoraceae bacterium, the proteins below share one genomic window:
- a CDS encoding divergent PAP2 family protein, translating to MTRLSPYITAIVAAWLIAQGAKYLLIAVKHRSFNHFRQLYLSGNMPSAHSATVVALCVVIMLRDGINSGLFGLAALFAGIVMYDAMMVRRSVGEQGKAIQELIKEQKSNVALPRAAKGHTPVEVAAGAALGVVIGLVVFLATK from the coding sequence ATGACAAGGCTATCACCGTATATTACTGCAATTGTTGCCGCATGGCTGATTGCACAAGGGGCTAAATACCTATTAATTGCGGTGAAGCATCGGAGCTTTAACCACTTCCGTCAGTTGTACCTTTCGGGGAATATGCCAAGTGCACATAGCGCAACTGTTGTTGCGCTATGTGTTGTTATTATGCTTCGCGACGGCATTAACTCTGGATTGTTTGGTCTCGCTGCATTATTTGCTGGCATCGTTATGTACGACGCCATGATGGTTCGTCGTTCAGTAGGAGAGCAGGGAAAGGCTATTCAAGAGCTTATAAAAGAACAAAAGAGTAACGTAGCTTTACCGCGTGCCGCAAAAGGACATACCCCTGTTGAAGTGGCTGCTGGAGCAGCACTTGGCGTAGTAATCGGGCTAGTTGTCTTTTTAGCTACAAAATAA